GTTGCAAACGGGACAATTCTGAATCATCCCAGGATGAAGAGCTGGAATCGCCCGGTTCTGACATCCGTGGAGATGACCTGTTTTTGGCTATCCATCCAGTGTCAAGCCAAGGAGAGTCAGAAGACAAGTGGCCAGTAACTGGACAAAATGGAGTCAGAAAATACTCCAAAGACTACAGAAATCAAAGGACCCTGCTCCCAGTCTCTAGCAAAGAACCTTCCTGTCCCCCTGAGGATAATGGGCTCAAACACTTTAAAGGAAGTCAAGGATTCAAAGGAGGAATGTTACattatgttaatgttaatatgCCACCTACTAAGTCTGATTACAGGGGTGCTAAATCAAGCTATCACAGCTATTTAGATCTTTCATCTAAGGAAGCAACACAGTTAAGTCAGTGCTCTAGTGAACTGAGACGACCTTCCTCTCCAGCAGATAGCATGGATTCAAACTACACCTTCATTGTCAGGTCAGGAAGCAGTCGTAGTGAGTCtataaaaggagaaaaaaaacggTCTATCTCTACAGCCGACCTTTCTGCCAGGGGCCGTCCTTTGATTAACGGAAAAGGAGAGAACGTAAAAAGAAAGATGAACCGCTGCCTGTCAGAGAGTCCTCCCTGTACTAATTCAAAACAAGGCCCTAAAGTTTCTGAAAACTGGGAATCAAAAGACCATTCAACAGCAGGCTGCTCTGAGGCTTCTAGTAGAATTTGCAGATCTTTGTCTTTGTCTGCTATAGAGGGAAAAACTATGCAGCAAACCAGATGTGAGCAGAAGAAAGATAAAAGAAGTGGAGAGAGACCAAACGTGGGGCTATTTATGGTTGAGGAGGAGAAGAATACTTTAAAAGTTGGACATCTGGTCAAAAAAATTGGCAAGCAAGGATCAGGACGCACCGATTTCACCTTACCCAGTGGAGTTCATGCCACTCCTCAAGGGCAGCTGTTTGTGGTGGACTGTGGAAATGTCCGTGTGCAAATAACCGATCTACAAAGAAATGTTGTGCAACAAATCTCTCCTCCAGCATGTGAGGGCACTTCCAGACATTGCCGTAACTTCTTTGATGTCGCTGGTAATAGTAAGGGCTTAATAGCCCTTACTTGTGCTGCTGAACGTGTACTCCTGGTGTTTAGCCGCCATGGCCGCCTTCTGCAGACCTTCGGAGGATCAGGATCAGCAGGTGCTCAGCAAGATCTGGAAGCTCCAAGAGGAGTCACTGTGACACAGCAAGATGAGTTTTTGGTGGCAGATATCCGTCGTGGAACCTTAACAGCCTTGAAGCTGGATCCTAAGACAGGAGCTAAGATGGAGCGCACAATTGTTACAGGCTTCCATAGGCCTTACCTGGTGGCAACTTGCTTGACATCTGGTTTGATAGCTGTCTCTGAGAGGGGCAATGAAACTGGACGGGCACCTTGTATAAAGGTGCTAGAACCTGGGTGGAACACCATTCGTATCTTGGGTATCTGTTCTGGCATGGGTCATGTCCTTTTGAATCCTTGGGGCATTTGTATTGATGCAGATGGAGATGTGCTGGTTGCAGACTGGGGAAAGCAGCACTGTATTGTGCTTTATCCTTCTGTAGGTGTTGGTCGGTCTATTGTGAGTCAAGGTCTAAGCAGCCCTAGAGGCCTTGCTGTGCTGCCTGATGGCCACCTTGTAGTATCAGACAGCCTGAACCACTGCATTAAGATTTATCGCTACAAGTGAAGTATACATTCTGTCAGTAACCTTCTAATGTCAGTTCTTTACAAAAATGGGTGGATTGGGTTTGCTTGACCTCTGCTTGATTAATCTATTCTATTAAATACCTCATATGACCTAAGTAGTAGTGTTAAGAATGTTAAATCCTAGCTAGAAATTCAGTCCTTCATAGATCAGataatatatcatttattttggaaaaaggTATGCCTTTCTAGATTTCTAGATCTATTTGTTTGACTTTTAGATTTAgtaaaagcatattttatataaaaaaaactatatgtttgatcattttaaaaatgtaatggcATAAAGTGTACAATAAATGAATGTGCTATCTATGGGATAACTACAGATGCGTCCCATTTTGCgtacttatgcactattctATGCGGGGGTTGTGCATTACCTTTAAGATCTCTATTTAGTCATGTGTTTgaagattttgtttttgtctttatctTGATTTGTCTGTGCTTAGCAGTAAAAAACTTTTAgcttaaaataaactaaacaccATGTTCAAAACCGTTGTCTTCATATTATATAAGACACTGAGTCAAGCCTCTTCCTCATGcagaacaacaaacaacaaactgaACAACAATATAGTGTTTCTCAATCCTTATCTTTAGTAGCGGAATGAAGGATGAAAGATTTGATTCCGAACTGTTGcaatcaaaattattcaaccccCTTGACATTTTGCTGACAAGaacataatttttataaaaagagTTCAACAACATCAGTAAACTATTATAGAAAGTTTACACGTTTAAAGTGCTTCTGAGAACATGAAGTAGATGAAAAAACAATTTGGTTCTaaatattcatgtatttaaCACCCAAACGTCTAATTTTGTGCAGAATCTTTAGAACCTCCagatgtatgtatgtgtgtataagaGTTCAAGCTAATTCAGTTTTGTTATAGAGTTCCCAAAGGCTTAATTGTATTCTGACAAATAAATGACTTAAAAACAGCAGGAGTTGTATGATTGACAGCTATATTGAACATTATATATTGACATTATCACTTTTAATTTGCCACTAAACTGTTGTAGATGCAATTAAAACCCCCTCTGGATCTTACAGAAAAGCTTGtgtttgtaaattaatttagtCTCCAGGGAATTTCGATTGCAATTGtatgagtgtgagagagagctctaaagaaatacaaaaaccaaagacataaaaaatacatgtttatcgGACCATTAGTGACAGAAGCATTCAAAGGATTTTTATTGGCAGACAAGGGGTCAAGTTTCTTATaatcctaaaataaataaagcttttgTATATTACACAAGAATTTGGACTGCTAGTTCAAAGACTAAAGGTTTAGTTGTAGGGTTGTAGCGATGGTTGcatcaaacaaaaacagaaagttCCTTGGAAAATCTTACCATTAATGGAATAAGATTCTTGCTACTGGGTCGCATGcatgtttgaatttttttatttattacttaataCGGTTAATGATTAATTATCTAAAGTGAGGATTTTGTAATAATGGAATCTTCTCCCCGTTTCTGGACAGCTCTGTCAATAATTGTGTCATGTTTACCGAAAGATTACTGCACACACTCAAACATTCATTGCATCCACCCACCTAGAGCACCAGTATAAAGGGCCATGGCAGTCCCCGCTTCAGTGCACTTGGCTTAGTTCAGCTAACCTGGATCAAGTGAACAGCTCATTATGACTGCGGTGTTACTTTCCCTGTATGCATGCTTGGCTTTAGCTCTGAGCAATGCGGCTCCAGTGTGAGTATTTGATACAATATCACTTTCCATCTAAAGGACTGCAAAGAGTTCCAAAACAGCCTTTCTTCATAGCTTTTTCAAGATCCTTAAATGCAATGATGCAAAAATAGCAAGCAGTAGTTTAATCACAACACTCTTGTACTGTAGCCTAAGGGGTTTATGTTTTTATGCATGATTTACATGTAGTGTTTTATCCGTGTTATTACGTGTAgtacaacatttgcatatacttTGCTTTCTGTGGAATAAATGGGATTAtgaaaaatacttaaattgATATTTGACCAGTGTGTTTGCATAATCCTCTGTTTACTTGTATGTTTAAATTTGGTCTatcgttgtttgtgatgttgcAGAACACTACAGAGAAAAATCAATAACATAGATACTGACTGGTTAAAGTCCAcatcagcattttttttattcatgttgcTGCCTTCAGTTCACAGCCCATGCACAATAACTTCATGTTTGATCAGTAGCCAGCAATTTGCTAAAGCGTGTAATTAAGCTGCAAGTTGTTTGGGTTTGTTTTTGCAGTCATTTAACCGAAAAATTTCTCAAAGTTTAAAGCAGGGGTCACCATACtctgtcctggagggccggtgtcctgcagaatttagctccaaccGTAATCAAACATACCttaacaagctaatcaaggtcttactaggtatatttgaaacttccaggcaggtgtgttgaggcaagttggagctaaattctgcaggacacTAGCCCTCCAGGACAGAGTATGGCattgaaatttacatttacatttcaattgttttctttatttcagtCACGATGATGTCATGATAAAAGGTAGGTTTGAAAAATCTATCGCTGCAATTTTTCAGAGATTCTGACATTCTTGGTGTGAAAAAATTGCCAAATTCTTCCTGCCACAATTCTAAAGGCTTTTACTAATACCATATTTTTATGTTGATGGTATTTTAAGGGTTAAATTTGTTACGTTTGACTATCAACTGGATGTTAAGTGGCACTATATTCACTCTTGATCTACTGCATGCTCTAGATTTCATGAATGACAAATTCATGTAATGATATCGTCATAGATGCCCCTGAGGACCATTCACATCCTAAAGGAGAGGACCACCATGATGCCAAACTTGATCGGTGTAAAGGCATCGAGTTTGATGCCATCACTCCAGATGAAAAAGGAAACACTTTCTTTTTCAAAGGTCTActataataatttttgttattttgcagtATAGTTTACATGGCATTGCCAGGTCAAGTGGAGATTCAAAGTTAAGCTATAGccatttctttattctttattttttttttttcttttcaggtgACCATTTATGGAAAGGTTTCTCAGGACCAGCTGAGCTCTCAAACAGCACGTTCAAAGAACTGGATGACTTTCATCACCTGGGCCATGTAGATGCAGCCTTCCGCATGCACCATCAAGATGATCTCAATGTTCATGACCACATCTACTTTTTTCTGGTGCTTTTTTACAAGTTACATCTAGTCTGCTTCTATACAGAGagtatcaaaattatttaaaatcaactttttttcaaatcaaCAATTTTTCTTTGCATAAGAACCAAGAACCTAtcaaatatttgtttacattgtGCAAACCCAAGCCTACAGTCTATAATATTACAACCACAGACATGCAACTCAGTGCTGATgagtattttctattttttattaaggGTGACAAAGTCTTTAGCTATTACAATTACACCCTTGAGCAAGGCTACCCTATGGAAATCCAGCAGGACTTTCCTGGTGTCCCCAGCCATCCAGATGCTGCTGTTGAGTGTCCCAAAGGAGAATGCATCACTGATTCAGTGCTGTTCTTCAAAGGTTATTGAATCATATTTACTCTACATTCACATCACCAATgacaattaaaatttttagaaaTTGGGTGTCTTTTATTCAGCTATTATACACATATCATGGGTATTCCTTGGCATTGTGTGCTCGGAATTTGTCATTTTGCTTGTATAATATGTAGTGTgatttgcatattaatatatCACAATAACCCTTTTTTAGGAAATGAAATTTATAGCTTTGACATCAAGACAAAGTCGGTTAAGAAGAAGGTGTGGGCACACTTGCCAAACTGCACATCTGCCTTTCGCTGGCAAGAGCATTATTACTGTTTCCATGGTTACAACTTCACTAGATTCCATCCTGTTTCTGGGGATGTGACGGGAACATACCCAAAAGATGCTCGAAAATACTTTATGAGGTGTGGTGAAGGATTTGGTGAGTCACTTAATGTTACTCACAAAGTATACCTCTATTATATCTCctgcttttaaaaaattaaattttatcttGAATTTAGTTTTTACCTAATGTCTAGTTGAAATTATTCCTTAGATCATGGAAGTGGTGCAAGAAGACAACGCTGCAGTGAGGTCAAGCTGAATGCTATCACCTCAGATGATAAAGGGAGATCATATGCATTCCAGGGTaatataacttttattaatgaattgttattattatgcaaaactTAACTGACAAAACTTACATTATTATACAACTTAGATTTTACTATACTTACAGATGCAATGTACATGCGTTTGGACACACACCGTGATGGCAGCCACCATTTCCCTATTTCGAGGTCATGGAAGGAAATTTCTGGTGTGGTGGATGCTGTTTATAATTATGGAGATAATATGTACATTATCCAGGTAAAATCAatcaatagatagatagatagatacagggTTGAGGTTTGTAATTTCTAAAGAATCTCTTCTCTCatttgtacaattttttttgcatttttatttttatttaatcaatttattttttttttttttgcacgaGTAGGGTGATCAAGTCTATATCTACAAGTCAGTAGCACATTACACGCTCATAGAGGGCTACCCTAAACCTCTGAAGGAAGAGCTGGGCATCGATGGTCCCGTGGATGCAGCATTTTTGTGTCCAAATCAGCACATAGTAAACATTATTCAAGGTAGGAACAATATGTGAtttttatcatatatatatgtgtgtgtgtgtgtgtgtgcgtgtttcaTTGATGACATTCCAGAGCATTCCAAATGATCGATTATTGTCAGCGAAGTCCACTTCTACAACAGATATTCCGTGCTTAGGGAGTAGGGAGCAGTGAACACTGCGTAGGGACCCTGTCAGTCGGAACGCACCTTAAGTAAAAGGAAATTCTCAAAAGAAAAAGCATGTGGCTTGCATAATCTTTTATCACATGTACCCAACAACAGTCATTCTTCTTTTGGCAGGTCAGTACACCAGACCTTAAAACAGGGGTTCCCAACCACATTCCTGGAGCCCCTTCAACACTGCATGTTTTCCATGTctcatcaaacacacctgattcagatcatcagctcattagtagagactccaagacctgaaataAGCGTATCAGACAAAGGAGAGATGCAAAGTGTGCAATGTGGGGGGGCTTCAAAAATGCAGTTGGGAACCACTGACCTTTGAACGGGGGTTCTTAACTCTGGCCCTCAAGGTCCACTtacctgcacagtttagctccaaccctaatcaagctcacctgaacaagctaatcaaatCTTCATCGTCCCTGCGTCCcagtgtgcatactatccaccctgtctgccctaaatagtatggaaaattactaatatcacatagaatttaggatggatggatagtatgcacattgggacgcaggcctAGTCTTCATGATTACTAGTTActgacaggtgagtttgatcaaggtTGGAGGTAATCTCTGCAGAAAAGTGGACCTTGAAGGCCAGAGTTAACAATCCCTGCCTAAAGCCCGaaacacactgcatgattttcgtGCAACAATCGTGAATCGCGGCGATTTCTGATTggccacgattgtttcacgatgccaatcttttgtctgggacagccgaaaatcgtgcagtgtgtttagggcttTAGAACATCTCTTTGTGGTTCAGTTTGGGTTTGAACAGCCACAAATCCTCTGTAATAATCCACAGTAGTCCATAAAGAGCATAGGGGGAGAGCGGGGCACAAAGTAACACTTTTTGACTTTCTCAAATTGTGTAAATCCACTTCGTGTTcagagtattttttttatccacagtaatttcacacttgtctagtacaaatatgtcgctttgtttcataaatacagtgtatacgtttttctttatttaccctcaaaAATTGGAAGTGgaatgtgacaacatgccccatagGTGGGGTACATTGTAACAGCTGAGGGGCACGTTGTAACATGACCATATGACACCCTAAAATGTTATCTGatcttatgaaaaaaatatacaagacaaactgaaatattttgtcaataaaaaaaattactatttattttaaataaaataatggcgttttttaataattaaaagtaatctgattttTGAGTTTGACAATGAAAATATTGCAACCATGCCTGGGACAGCCAACATAAATGAGCCAAAATGCTTTACATGTTTTGAAATAATCATTTCTGAACATTAACCAATAATTGTCAGTTTTTATTCACCTGTTTCTTGTCAtttctcattaaaatgtattaaagtaaaTAGTGTGAATTACATCGCTAATGTCATAGAATAGCACGGCAGGGCAGATTGTAACGCAGTGTTACAACTTACCCCATCTGTGCAACTTTAATTTAAAACCGGTTAGTGTCTTCTGCTAGTTATCGAGGCATTAAAAAACTATCTAAACTGataaattagtaataaaaactgagatgaaaaatttacttaagccagaaatttcattttactatggtaaaataaatgttcagcgatatcttcaaaatacttttgaatTTTGGCGCACTTTTTTTCTCTATATAATGTTGATATGGTAACTAGTAAATACTGTGAATTTGGTTATGCTAGaatgtgtggaaatatttaaaaaacgtgTGTTACAACTAACCCCGCGTTACTTTGTGCCCCGCGCTCCCCTAAATCCCAGAAGTAAGGGCAGTCCAAACAAAgtcaaattatacagtaaatccCATTCCAATCCATGAGATATCTTGTCTCATGAACCCTTGAACCCTATTTAGTGTATCGTTCAGTATTCTGTAAATTAGGACATTTGCAGACATGGCAAAGAAGAGCTAAAGCTAGCTCCCTGCTTTTGCTAACACACATCTGCTACTCCTTCTGTGATTTAAGGTAGGGTAAAACTCCCTTTAATCCTCtagagcaggggtgtcaaacttaGTTCCTGGacggccgcagccctgcagagtttaattccaacacaaaccatgtagttttcaaataagatGAAGGAATTAGGcttgttcgacttcatgcggcgcTGCAAAGTTTGGCTGCTGCCTGACaaaagcaatgcattctggTTATATTTATCTGACTTTGATCGGCGCTGCAGCTGCCTTACGGTCACATGTGCCATCAACGTACCGCGAAAGCCAAACGAGACCAGCCGCCTAGGTCAGGTGCTGCAGTTGCTCAAAATCGGCTGCGAGAGCCTTGATGACGACACACTTTATTCTCATTGGTCAGATTCTGTGATGACAAGCACGAGGTGTGTTGCGTGTTTATTCTAACAATTCAATTCCAATAAtgctcacaaatctgtgtttttataacagtaaaagctcttttagtgtagTCGCACTGTTATCTTGAGtcatttttatcaaaaatactgataaaagaATATAAATGCTACCCCCACTTTATCGGTATTTAGTAGCCTATATGTTTATgctgaactttattcttgaacagatgacgctgtattaagcagtatataaaaagtgtatCTGTTgctcatacactctcagaaataaaggtacaaaagctgtcactggggcggtacctaaagggtccattttggtaccttaaaggtacatattagtacttaaaatgtacatatttgaacctaataggtaaaaaagtgtaccttttgaaaaggtaccgccccagtgacagcttttgtacttttttatttctgagagtgtaattacgtttctgtgtatttgacaaatattgcatttaattcactttatctgtgataagagtatgcaaacaccgcgagagcatcactaccgggagcagaaagtgtccggCTTGACGTCGAAATTCCGCCCCAACTGTAAGCGGCTATTCTCGCCAGCCAGCAGGCTAGTATCATCTCGAACAAGCCTAGTGATTAGCTGGATcaagtgtgtttaattagggttgcaactaaactctgcagcgcTGTGGCCCTTCAGGACCGGAGTTTGACACCTGTGTTCTGGGGACCCACTGTCCTGCACAGTAATTAGCTACAACCCTAATCAACCTCCTCAAGATTGCTTGAAAATACAAAGGCAGGTGTGCTGAAGCAGGTTGGAAataaactttgcaggacagtgggtccccaggagtAGGGTTGAAGACCTCTGCTCTAGAGGTAGAAAGGCGTAAGGGTTGGCCAAACTGTTGCAACATGCGTTCAAAGAGGATACCAATGATGAGCATAACCGATGTCCATCACATATTAAGATTGATTGatatctaaatgtttttttatttttcttcttctcaccAACATTGAGGaattaaaatggaataaaatgcCAACAATAAAAAATGACTAGCTAAGTTAGCTGATTACCTTAAAAGTACAAGAATATTGCCATCAGTTTGTACTGCTGTTAATACTTTCCCTGACAAGCGGATGCATTTAAACCTATTTTCTGGTTTTGTCATATATATTCtgacaaatatatatgtaacacATGCAAACCATGCAAAATGTGTCAAGCATGGGTAAAACAAATGGAACAATAAAAACCCTCATGTATTTTCACTTAGTTTGCTCAAGCATATTGCCAAATAATGTgtatgaaagaaaaaatgtaatatattgtatgttttcagtaggcttttaaaatattatttttgagaATATTGAATATGTTTCTCTCAGTTTCCTTACGATTGCTTCATTCTCCTCCTCAGGTCAAAAGATGTATGACATTGATCTTGATGCCACCCCTCGAGCTGTTAAAATGGAGAGACCTATTCCCTTCCCCAAAATTGATGCTGGCTTCTGTGATGCTGATGGTGTAAAGGTGTTTATTGGCCCAGAATACTATTCATATCAAAGCCCAATGATTCTAGCTATGGGCAAGATCAAACCTCCACCTCAAATGATCTCTCCAGAAAAATTTGgctgtgaaaaataaaagcaagGCAAGAAAAGAGCTTCAATTCAATTTGATTAAATTCGATTAAAGTCAATTAAagtcaattcaattcaagtcaagtcaacaCTTTATTTATCGCTTAGGGGCAATTCACAAGGTCACATGGAGTAACataagcaatatatatataaaaagaaataaataaatgtatgtgtatacaacaatgtgcaaataaaataaattaaagaggAAAGTCACTGCGTAGTAAACGGGGATCAGAGATGGTTGGAGGTTTAAAAGCTGCACCTCTTAAGGGACAAAGGTTGCCTTCCTCCTTTGTGTTCTGCACCCTGGACAGTTAAGCCATCATCCTGAGGGGAGCCActcaaaaacagaaaacaggacATGTGAAGGTATGATCCTTGTATGATCCTGCCAGCTAACCTCAGCATTTGCTGTTCACTCACAGAAAGAGTCCTGACAGGAAGTCCAATAATTTTTTGCAAACTTTAACTGTAAGATCCAAACGATTTCTATTTTGAAGACTGATAGAATGGAACCAGCAGACAATGGAGAATGTGATGACACTTTCTATGTAAGAATAGTAGAACATAATGAGAGTCTTCTTACTGACACCAAAGGAGTTGAGCTTCCTCAAAAGGTACTGTCGCTGCTGGCATTTCCTCAATATCTCCTCAATTTCAACAGATTGTCAAAAATTGTACCGAGGTACTTGTACGTCTCAACAATCTCAATAGGCTTTGGCTGCCAAAACCTTCTGCCTCTGCTTATTAGAAAAGGTTACTACCATCTCTTTAGACTACCTCACATGTAATTCCAAACTGGAGTTATCACACCACTCAACAAATTCTTGAAGAACTAGGCCATGCTGTTGTGAGCAAACTTTATTAAATGGCAATTGGGTTGAGTTGACCTACAATCATCGGTATACAAAATAGAAAGCAGAGGGGTTTCTGATAATCAGTCATTGTCACAAGCTGCTTAATGATTTTGATGCATTTCTTGTACTAATAAAATGACACTTGTCTGGCATATATTTATTGTCCTAGGTATTTGTACAGTAACAAGATTTACGGGCATTATGGCATATTGTTTTTGCATGATTGTTTTCAAAgataacacatttttcatttcagtttaaaaaacaaaacaaaacaaaaaacattatattaacctttatttaaccaagaTCAGTTTCAATCAGTTTCATCACAGatttacagaacaaaaacagactaaaaacacttaaaacaatTACACACAATTGAATCATCTTCCAATTAGAGAATAATAGTTTAAAAATGTTCCAAAGACAACAAATTTTGTAATATCAATTTAAATTGAAGAATCGAGAAATAAGACAACAAAGACCATTTAAAGCCTATTCAGTACAGTAAATCTATTTGTCAGATTACATCCATGTATGTTCCATGCTTACACAACATCTCTAGCCAAAACATATTACATCAAAGAAGTGAATACCATTGGATGTCAAGCAACTCTCTGAACTGAGAAAGGTCACAAGATTCACAAACCAGGCAATGAAACAATcacaaacaaatgtatttaactGTAGACCACTAAAGATAAGTTTTAAAAGTATGTCAACTTTATAACTTTAATACAATTTATAACTGCATGCTTTCCCACAAGTAACGTATTTTAgcta
The genomic region above belongs to Onychostoma macrolepis isolate SWU-2019 chromosome 01, ASM1243209v1, whole genome shotgun sequence and contains:
- the hpxb gene encoding hemopexin, translated to MTAVLLSLYACLALALSNAAPVHDDVMIKDAPEDHSHPKGEDHHDAKLDRCKGIEFDAITPDEKGNTFFFKGDHLWKGFSGPAELSNSTFKELDDFHHLGHVDAAFRMHHQDDLNVHDHIYFFLGDKVFSYYNYTLEQGYPMEIQQDFPGVPSHPDAAVECPKGECITDSVLFFKGNEIYSFDIKTKSVKKKVWAHLPNCTSAFRWQEHYYCFHGYNFTRFHPVSGDVTGTYPKDARKYFMRCGEGFDHGSGARRQRCSEVKLNAITSDDKGRSYAFQDAMYMRLDTHRDGSHHFPISRSWKEISGVVDAVYNYGDNMYIIQGDQVYIYKSVAHYTLIEGYPKPLKEELGIDGPVDAAFLCPNQHIVNIIQGQKMYDIDLDATPRAVKMERPIPFPKIDAGFCDADGVKVFIGPEYYSYQSPMILAMGKIKPPPQMISPEKFGCEK